Proteins encoded by one window of Candidatus Methylomirabilota bacterium:
- a CDS encoding bifunctional (p)ppGpp synthetase/guanosine-3',5'-bis(diphosphate) 3'-pyrophosphohydrolase produces MGIEPIIERVRAASPDADVALLQRAYDFAARVHKGQERISGEPYLSHPIAVAEIVLNLKMDVASIAAALLHDVVEDTHASLEEVKQAFGNEIGDLVDGLTKISKLPFGSRLEHQAESLRKMVLAMSKDIRVILIKLADRLHNMRTLEPLREEKRRLIARETLDIYAPIAHRLGIYWMKAEFEDLALRHLEREVYQDLSARIAKKRREREKDINEAIGILQQKLTEVGIRAQIIGRPKHFYSIYKKMHDQHKEFDEIYDLTAVRVITESVKDCYGSLGVIHSLWKPIPGRFKDFIAMPKSNMYQSLHTTVIGPVGEPVEIQIRTHEMHKTAEEGIAAHWVYKEGKAALDPADKGFAWIRQLLEWQRDLKDSREFLETVKVDLFPEEVYVFTPKGDVKNFPKGACPIDFAFGVHTDIGLTCVGARANSRLVPLRYELQHGDIIEILTDSKHHPSRDWLKLVKTSRARGRIKQWIKNEEKVRSISLGKDLLEKELRRLGKSPSQILKPDAITKVLVGYGYAAPDEFFATVGFGKLSPRQAIAKLLPAEELPHEGEIKPERKVRQQPDEGVTLLGAHDFLIRFARCCSPLPGDEIVGFITRGRGVSVHTADCSNIDQLLYDPDRKINVSWDAAPKTAHQVKIRVMIGKDRPGILAAISSAISATKINIAQADIRVTEDRKGLNTFTLEVANLKQLQSAMGAIRQIDGVMGVERIRG; encoded by the coding sequence ATGGGAATTGAGCCGATTATTGAACGCGTTCGCGCAGCATCACCTGATGCGGATGTGGCCCTGCTGCAACGTGCCTACGATTTTGCCGCCAGGGTCCACAAGGGTCAGGAGCGAATCTCTGGGGAGCCGTACCTGTCGCATCCGATAGCGGTGGCTGAGATTGTGCTGAATCTGAAGATGGATGTAGCGAGCATTGCGGCGGCTCTCCTGCACGATGTGGTAGAAGATACCCACGCCTCTCTGGAGGAGGTCAAGCAGGCCTTTGGCAATGAGATCGGGGATCTCGTCGACGGTCTCACGAAGATCAGTAAGCTCCCCTTTGGTAGTCGCCTGGAGCACCAGGCCGAGAGCCTCCGTAAGATGGTGCTGGCGATGTCGAAAGATATCCGTGTCATCCTGATCAAGCTGGCTGATCGGCTTCACAATATGCGCACCCTCGAACCGCTTCGAGAGGAGAAGCGTCGACTGATTGCCAGGGAAACACTCGACATCTACGCGCCCATCGCCCATCGCCTTGGAATTTATTGGATGAAGGCCGAGTTCGAAGACCTGGCGCTCCGCCACCTTGAACGCGAGGTCTACCAGGACTTGTCAGCACGGATCGCGAAGAAACGGCGGGAGCGTGAGAAGGATATCAATGAGGCCATCGGGATCCTTCAGCAGAAGTTAACCGAGGTCGGTATTCGGGCCCAGATCATCGGTCGGCCAAAGCATTTCTATAGTATTTACAAGAAGATGCACGATCAACATAAAGAATTCGATGAGATCTATGATCTGACCGCGGTCCGGGTAATCACCGAATCAGTCAAGGATTGCTACGGTTCGCTGGGCGTGATCCACTCACTATGGAAGCCGATTCCGGGTCGGTTCAAGGACTTCATTGCGATGCCGAAGTCCAACATGTATCAATCGTTGCACACGACCGTGATCGGCCCGGTCGGCGAACCGGTGGAGATACAGATCCGAACCCATGAGATGCACAAAACGGCGGAGGAGGGGATAGCGGCCCATTGGGTGTATAAGGAGGGGAAGGCGGCGCTTGACCCGGCCGACAAAGGGTTTGCCTGGATTCGACAGCTCCTGGAGTGGCAGCGCGATCTGAAAGACAGCCGGGAGTTTTTGGAAACGGTGAAGGTTGATCTGTTCCCTGAAGAAGTCTATGTATTTACGCCGAAAGGAGATGTGAAGAACTTCCCCAAGGGGGCGTGCCCCATTGACTTTGCCTTTGGTGTCCACACCGATATCGGCCTTACCTGTGTGGGGGCCAGGGCGAATAGCCGTCTGGTCCCCCTGCGATACGAATTGCAACATGGCGACATTATCGAGATCCTGACCGACTCAAAGCACCATCCGAGCCGCGACTGGCTGAAACTCGTGAAGACCTCGCGGGCGAGGGGGCGGATCAAGCAGTGGATCAAAAATGAGGAGAAGGTCCGGAGTATCAGTCTCGGGAAAGACCTGCTGGAAAAGGAGCTTCGGCGGTTGGGTAAGAGCCCCTCTCAGATCCTCAAGCCGGACGCGATCACCAAGGTTCTCGTCGGCTATGGCTATGCGGCCCCGGACGAGTTTTTCGCCACCGTCGGATTTGGTAAGCTCTCCCCTCGCCAGGCCATAGCCAAGCTCCTGCCCGCAGAAGAGCTACCCCATGAAGGGGAGATAAAGCCGGAGCGAAAGGTCCGCCAGCAGCCCGATGAGGGCGTGACTCTTCTAGGGGCACACGATTTTCTCATTCGGTTCGCCAGGTGTTGCAGCCCGCTCCCTGGTGATGAGATTGTCGGTTTCATTACCCGTGGACGCGGGGTTTCGGTCCACACGGCGGATTGCTCGAATATAGACCAACTCCTGTACGACCCGGATCGAAAGATTAACGTCTCCTGGGATGCAGCACCGAAGACCGCCCATCAGGTCAAAATCCGCGTGATGATCGGGAAGGACCGACCAGGGATTCTGGCTGCAATCAGCTCGGCAATCTCCGCCACGAAGATTAATATTGCTCAGGCTGATATACGCGTGACGGAAGACCGGAAGGGATTAAAC
- a CDS encoding threonylcarbamoyl-AMP synthase, whose translation MVRTGDRSNAQAIRPAVVPEIPSASAVARAVLVLRKGGLVAFPTDTLYALGADASNPLAVRRVFVAKGRSLRSPIPLLVADLMMATRLVGELPEAAVRLAERYWPGPLTLIVRAPRGICTLLTAGTGRIGLRAPDAAVALTLIRQFGGPVTGTSANRSRDKDPLDAHEVLRQLGDQVDLVLDGGPVAGRSPSTVVDVTVSPPVIVRRGPVRQEEILRLLGL comes from the coding sequence ATGGTTCGAACAGGTGACCGATCGAACGCTCAAGCGATAAGACCTGCGGTCGTACCTGAGATCCCGTCAGCTTCTGCGGTGGCTCGCGCCGTCTTGGTTCTCCGGAAGGGGGGTCTGGTCGCGTTTCCCACCGACACCCTGTACGCCCTCGGAGCTGATGCTTCAAACCCGCTTGCCGTCAGGCGCGTCTTTGTCGCGAAGGGTCGTAGTCTGAGGAGTCCTATCCCGCTGCTGGTAGCCGACCTCATGATGGCGACCAGGCTGGTTGGTGAACTGCCTGAGGCGGCCGTTCGGCTTGCCGAGCGCTACTGGCCCGGTCCGCTTACCCTCATCGTGCGGGCCCCTCGCGGGATCTGCACGCTGCTCACTGCAGGGACCGGTCGAATCGGCCTCAGGGCCCCGGATGCAGCCGTTGCGCTTACGCTGATCCGCCAGTTCGGCGGCCCGGTGACCGGAACAAGCGCGAACCGGTCGAGGGATAAAGATCCCTTGGACGCCCATGAGGTGCTACGGCAGTTGGGGGATCAGGTGGACCTGGTTCTGGATGGGGGTCCTGTGGCCGGTCGGAGTCCGTCAACCGTTGTGGACGTTACCGTCAGCCCGCCCGTCATTGTAAGACGTGGTCCAGTCCGGCAAGAAGAGATCCTGAGACTGCTAGGACTGTAG
- a CDS encoding branched-chain amino acid ABC transporter substrate-binding protein, which yields MKLKTLWPMVKFEAPTLGSNRRKKSACSVARIVVAFLALALAYIPQTSAAGDAQRVSDITIGIVGPMSGDMAHLGRYVREAAALAVEEWNEKGGIQGHRIQLLLEDDRNDPLEAVAAAKRLVQAGVWGVIGDLTSAASLPASAIYQAAGIPQITPSSTDPRLTEQGFQSLFRTCGRDDQQGRVAAEFVLDRLHPRRIVILYDRTAYGQALAEAFKRRIVHALRGLRVTSMALSSDRKDLNSVVEQIKAKEPDLVYFGGLYHEGGLLAKRLREEGVQATLVSGDGVFGTEFVNLAGEAAAAGTYLTFAPDPMLLPTAEAAIKRFHARYSAIGPYSLYAYDAAGALFTAIADARPTTPSRPHLLRVSQVLHRMTYMGALGRLRWDHKGDLVKPPYVIYQVKKGGSFQGWFEQVTDRTLKR from the coding sequence ATGAAGCTGAAAACCTTATGGCCAATGGTGAAGTTCGAAGCGCCTACCTTGGGGAGTAATCGCCGGAAAAAGTCGGCTTGTTCTGTAGCCCGTATCGTCGTGGCCTTCCTGGCGCTCGCCTTGGCGTACATTCCGCAGACGTCAGCGGCGGGGGACGCACAGAGGGTTTCCGACATTACGATCGGGATCGTGGGTCCGATGTCGGGCGACATGGCGCACCTGGGCCGCTATGTACGGGAGGCGGCGGCATTGGCTGTCGAGGAGTGGAACGAGAAGGGAGGTATCCAGGGGCATCGCATTCAACTCCTACTGGAGGACGATCGTAACGATCCCTTGGAGGCGGTTGCTGCAGCCAAACGATTGGTGCAGGCAGGGGTCTGGGGTGTGATCGGCGACCTGACGTCAGCCGCCTCGCTTCCGGCTTCAGCGATCTATCAGGCAGCCGGAATTCCTCAGATCACACCCTCAAGCACCGACCCGCGACTCACAGAGCAGGGGTTCCAGAGCCTCTTTCGTACGTGCGGTCGAGATGATCAGCAGGGACGGGTGGCGGCCGAGTTCGTCCTTGACAGGCTTCACCCTCGCCGGATAGTGATCCTGTACGATCGAACGGCTTACGGTCAGGCGCTTGCAGAGGCTTTCAAGCGGCGGATCGTACATGCGCTGCGCGGCCTTCGTGTGACCAGCATGGCGCTTTCGTCGGACAGGAAAGATCTTAACTCTGTGGTCGAACAGATCAAGGCGAAGGAGCCGGACCTGGTGTATTTCGGGGGGCTGTATCACGAGGGCGGTCTGCTGGCGAAAAGGCTCCGGGAGGAGGGTGTCCAGGCTACTCTGGTCAGTGGGGATGGGGTGTTCGGAACGGAGTTCGTCAATCTGGCCGGAGAGGCTGCGGCGGCAGGGACCTATCTGACCTTCGCTCCCGACCCTATGCTGCTGCCAACTGCTGAGGCCGCCATCAAGCGCTTTCACGCTCGGTACAGCGCCATCGGCCCATATTCGCTGTACGCGTACGACGCGGCAGGCGCGCTTTTTACGGCCATTGCCGATGCCAGGCCAACAACTCCGTCGCGGCCTCATTTACTTCGGGTCTCGCAGGTCTTGCATCGGATGACCTACATGGGCGCTCTCGGCCGGCTCCGGTGGGACCATAAGGGCGATCTGGTCAAGCCACCCTATGTAATCTATCAGGTCAAGAAAGGGGGTAGCTTTCAAGGATGGTTCGAACAGGTGACCGATCGAACGCTCAAGCGATAA
- a CDS encoding branched-chain amino acid ABC transporter permease — MLLQQLVNGLTLGSVYALIALGYTMVYGIIELINFAHGEIYMLGAYIGIITFSLLTTLHLTSPDSGITLLCMMIAAILFCGAYGITIERLAYRPLRSAPRLSPLISALGVSIFLQNFVMLAQGPRDKGFPELFIQGGIDLPGGRISAIQIFIIVTSVLMMCGLHLLVRRTKIGKAMRAAAQDKQMASLVGIDVNRVISVTFLIGSALAAVAGVMVGMYYGLINFYIGYIAGIKAFTAAVLGGIGSIPGAMLGGVLLGLIESLGAGYISSEYKDVFAFAILILVLIFRPSGLLGTDTSKRA, encoded by the coding sequence ATGCTGCTTCAACAGTTGGTGAACGGGTTAACGCTTGGTAGTGTCTATGCGCTGATCGCGCTGGGCTATACCATGGTCTACGGGATCATTGAGCTGATTAACTTCGCCCACGGCGAAATCTACATGTTGGGCGCCTACATTGGAATCATCACCTTCAGTCTCCTGACCACGCTTCATCTGACATCTCCGGATTCCGGCATCACCCTCCTCTGCATGATGATCGCGGCGATTCTCTTCTGCGGCGCCTACGGCATCACCATTGAACGGTTGGCCTACAGGCCGCTGCGTAGCGCCCCGCGTCTGTCTCCGCTCATCAGCGCTCTGGGCGTCTCGATCTTTCTCCAGAATTTCGTCATGCTGGCCCAGGGGCCCAGGGATAAGGGGTTCCCTGAACTGTTCATCCAGGGTGGAATCGACCTGCCGGGTGGCAGGATCAGCGCAATCCAGATCTTCATCATAGTCACCTCTGTCCTGATGATGTGCGGGCTTCACCTGTTGGTGCGCCGGACCAAGATCGGTAAGGCGATGCGGGCAGCAGCCCAGGATAAGCAGATGGCCAGCCTAGTCGGTATCGATGTGAACCGAGTGATCAGTGTGACGTTCCTTATCGGTTCGGCGCTCGCGGCAGTGGCTGGCGTAATGGTCGGAATGTACTATGGTCTGATTAACTTCTACATCGGCTACATCGCCGGCATTAAGGCCTTTACCGCCGCTGTGCTGGGGGGGATCGGCAGCATTCCCGGCGCGATGCTGGGAGGAGTGCTGCTGGGTCTCATTGAGAGCCTGGGGGCGGGCTATATCTCCAGTGAGTACAAAGATGTGTTCGCGTTTGCTATCCTGATTCTTGTACTGATCTTTCGCCCCTCGGGCCTATTGGGTACGGACACATCAAAACGCGCCTAG
- a CDS encoding ABC transporter ATP-binding protein produces MLSLQEVHVHYGAIHALRGISLEVKEGEIVTLIGANGAGKSSTLMTISGILRPTNGRIIFEDEDLTHLPPHAIVERGISQVPEGRRIFPTLTVLENLEMGAYTRADSAEIRQDLDRVFQLFPLLKDRRLQPGGTLSGGEQQMLAIGRALMARPRLLLLDEPSLGLAPKLVETIFEVIREINAQSTTILLVEQNAHMALRIAAKGYVMEVGRIVLSDEAENLMANGEVRSAYLGE; encoded by the coding sequence ATGCTTAGCCTGCAAGAGGTACATGTCCATTACGGCGCCATCCACGCGCTCAGGGGGATAAGTCTTGAGGTGAAGGAGGGTGAGATCGTTACACTGATCGGTGCCAACGGGGCCGGGAAGTCATCGACGTTAATGACGATTTCCGGAATCCTGAGACCAACTAACGGACGGATCATCTTCGAGGATGAGGATCTGACTCACCTGCCACCCCATGCCATCGTCGAGCGTGGCATCTCACAGGTCCCCGAGGGGCGGAGAATCTTTCCAACGCTGACCGTCCTGGAAAATCTGGAGATGGGCGCCTACACCCGCGCTGATAGCGCAGAGATCCGTCAGGACCTCGATCGGGTATTTCAACTCTTCCCGCTGCTGAAAGACCGCCGATTGCAACCGGGCGGAACCCTCTCCGGCGGCGAACAGCAGATGTTGGCTATCGGTCGCGCCCTGATGGCGCGCCCACGGCTCTTGCTGCTGGATGAACCTTCGCTCGGACTGGCCCCCAAATTGGTAGAGACAATCTTCGAGGTGATTCGAGAGATTAATGCCCAATCGACAACCATCCTGCTGGTCGAGCAAAACGCGCACATGGCCCTGCGGATCGCGGCCAAAGGGTACGTCATGGAGGTCGGTCGGATCGTACTGAGCGATGAAGCTGAAAACCTTATGGCCAATGGTGAAGTTCGAAGCGCCTACCTTGGGGAGTAA